Genomic segment of Aphelocoma coerulescens isolate FSJ_1873_10779 chromosome 6, UR_Acoe_1.0, whole genome shotgun sequence:
GTTCAGAGCCTGTCTGCAGTTGTTCTGTGATAGTCCAAGGGAAGGACTCTGAGATTATCAAATTCACATAACTGCATGTGAATACAATTTTGATCTCTGTTCAAGTATTCTTCCATAAAACTGCTTTGATTAAGTTACAAAAttattaaatgtttttcttgctttaattttttagCAGTTACCTGCAGAGAAACGTGCATCCTCCGACCTTAGTATTGCCAGCTCTGAAGAGGATAAACTTTCACAGAATGCCTCTGTCCTGGAATCTCtctcagagaaaacagaaaataatgccATTGAGGACAAAACAACTGGAGATGAATCTGAGGACATTAAACTTAGGAAAATGGCTGATAACATACGCGATACTCCCGTTAGCGATGTGAAAGTGCAGAACGGTTCTGTGCCAACTGGTGAAGATGAGCAAGGCAAAATGGTGCCAGCAGAAAAGAATACAGAAAGCCTGGAAAAAATGCATGAGGATACAGAACCCCAGAAAGGAGGTAAAGAACTTGATGTGGAAATAAAGAATGAACCTAActtaaaaatagagaaagaaaattctgtggCAAATGAACAGATAGAAGATGATGAACTGAAAGTAGTACCTATAACTGAAAATAAGGTAGAAACTGAAGAAGGCATTTCTGAGGAAACTGGTgaaaaagaagaggagaagagaaCAGACCTCTTGGACAGTGAGGAAGAAAAGGTCCCTGCAGAAAATAGAGATACAGAGCAAAAGGAAGATAAAGGGGAAGCACAGAAAGAGGCAGTAATAGACACCACTACAGAAACTCAGCTTCATGCTACAGTTAAAGTGTCTGATGAAGAAAAGGAACTAATAAAGCATGGAATTGACAACATAAAGGAGGTAGGTGCTGTTGCTGAAACACCCATCAGTGATGGGGATAAAATACCTGAGCTGGAGGATAAGCCAGTGGAAAGTCAGGCTAAGCAGGTCCATGAGATAATCAGCTCTGAAGAAACTCTATCAGAAAGCCAAGATAAAGTGATGGAAGTAGATGCGAAACTGACAGAAAGTGAAAATGAGGATATCAGTGATATAAACAGCACAGAGGAAACAAAGATCAAAGACTCTGGAAAAGACATCGTAGACCAGAAGGCATTACAGAACAAACCTGAGGATATTTCTGATAAACTGGTGGATAAACTGACTGGTATGGACCAAAATTCAGGAGAGCACAGACCTGAGAATATGCAGGAAAACAACATCCAGGCAgacaaagaacatccagaagtTACCTCTGATGAAATAATGAAGAATAAGCTTCAAGATGCTGTCAGTGAACAAGCTGATGACTCTGAAGTCACTCCAGTCCCCAGTATTAGTATTAGCActgaagaaaatgagaaggTCAAAACAGATAATCAAGGCAATACTGAGACTTTACAGCAACTGGATTCGGagaatttgaaggaaaatgaTGCAGACTCAGGCACTGGTTCTACAGCTGATAACAGCAGCATTGATTTGAACTTGTCCATTTCTAGTTTCCTTAGTAAAAACAAAGAGACAGGATCAATATCTTTACAGGTAAGCGTAagcatatattttttaatatggaATCTCATGTGAGTATAACCCTGAAATTATCTCCAAGTGTTACCTTTGCTACAAAGAAAAGTACTGAGTGAGAAACCAGTAAGGCACATATATACAAAGCTTTGTAGAAACCAAATTATTCTAAATTGCACAGTACAACAATGTCTGGATTTTGTGCAGTTATGCTAATTAGTTTCTACTGTATTGCATAATTGTATAACCTATAACAGGAGGTGTAACAATATTAAACATGAAGATTTGTGAATGGTTGTAGCTCAGAGCTGATACTCAAGAAGACCAGCTATATGCACAGAATTCCTGTTTAATGGGAAAAATCTCTTGGAACATCTAATCTTATAGTCAATTCCTGTCACTTCTGTCTTTTGTCCCTCTGTTTGGATTTGGGAGACCCAAGGCAGACATTCTGCTGGATTTGTTTATTCCAGTCAGTGTTCTCCTGTGGTTGTACTGTGTCCATGCAGTTATGTCACTATGAATGAGCTTACTCAGAGGAAGCAAATTCCAGACTATGAACTTTATTTGTAATCTTTGTATTAATATGAATATAGCCATGTTAGGGTAGTAATGGTGTAATGTGGGCTTGAATGGAGGGAAAGCAAACCTagaaagacaaccaaacaaaaaatcataGGTTGGCATAGCTGTGCTAAACATGAGGGTGTTTGCAGTTGCCCTGACACAATGGAGATGATGCAGTTTCAGCTGGGATCCCTCTCTTCTTGTAATGAAACAACAGCAGCTCTGACAACTGAGACTTCCCCGCTTGTCAGCAAGATCATTATATGATTTTTGGCTAATATAtatcaataaaaaaattaaactcactTGTTTATGtccaaagcagaaggaaatagGTGAGTAAATTGTTATCCTATTTCAGAACTGGTTTTCGGAATTAAATACCTTGGTGACTGGGGAAATCATGGTCAAAAGCAAACAGTAAATGAAGCTGTCTTCAGCTcttgaaaataaaactgcatCAGTTCTGTTCAGAGTTTACCtagcctattttttttcttctggtacTTTGGACAACCAATAATtgcagtttttctttccttactaGAAAGTTTCAGTTTATTGGAATTTTTCAAATTCTCACTTGATTAGTGAGGCAACTAATAAGTGAGAAGGACTCTTGATTACTATACAGTAGACattcacagaaatatttgatATAACTTAATatgaagaaaaaggggaaaaataatataACTTAAATGATTACATAATAGCTTACCAATGCTTAATTTAGGAAACTAGAAGgcagaagaaaacattaaagaaaactCGGAAGTTTGTTGTTGATGGAGTAGAAGTGAGTGTAACCACATCAAAAATAGTTACTGAAAATGACTCAAAAAGTGAAGAAATGCGATTTCTACGGTAAGTGTTTCTAAAAGTAAAATTTTCAAGAGGTTAGCAgctgatttgtttttctttgaataAAAGAAGGGGGCTAATGATCTTATTTCAGTTATATTTGGGGATTAATCACTTTTAGTAGAAGGGAATGTGAAGTGTTTCTTATTAAGACAAACAGTTCAAAACTAGTTTTACTGGGCCAAAGCTGTCAATGGTCCTTTTTGTCTTTTGTCATTTTCCACTTCTTTTGTTTCCTCATCAGTATTAAGTGTTCTTTGTCCTTATTAGACGTCAAGAGCTCAGAGAGCTGAGGcttcttcagaaagaggagcagAGAGCCCAACAGCAGCTCAGCAATAAGCTTCTGCAGCAGCGAGAGCAGATGTACAGACGTTTTGAACAGGAAATGACAGTGAGTTTCTGCATTTTGGTGCTCTTAACATACATCTTGATGGAATAGGCAGAGTAGTGCTAACAGCAATCAGGTGTTCCCTGCCATGATGGCTCTAGCTTAGCCTTCATTCTTAAATGAAAGGCAATATTTTCCATTGTGGGGTGCCCAGCTTTTGCAGGTGCTTGCCTGCCACACCAGTCCATCACGGCCATTCCTTGCTGTTCTACAGCACTTCACTTAACAGGACTTAGCTTTCTATAAAAAAGGTGCCAAATTATTTTCACAGAGTAAAAAGCGACAGTATGATCAAGAGATAGAGaacctggaaaagcagcagaagcagacaaTCGAGCGCCTGGAGCAGGAGCACACCAATCGCTTACGGGATGAAGCAAAGCGCATCAAGGctgagcaggagaaggagttGTCCAAATTCCAGAAtgtgctgaaaaacaaaaaaaaagaggtaagaGACAATGATAATATAGAAAATAACAAGTAAGGGCTTAGCAAACAGTTGAGATTAGGTCTCCCAGAAGCCTTGTCAAGCCCACGCTGTACTGAGGTTTGGAAGTGTCACTACCAGTCAGAATTGTTTCATTTGTTTGACTGCCTAATGTGATAGACAACCAACTGACAGGAAGCTTGAGGTATTGACTTAATCTAGAAAACATCATCAAGTtagaagattttatttttcacagaatatttaataaaatattttctctcaaaTACTAAAtcaagaaaaagtattttcataaagattatgaaaaatatttcatatttctactttaaaaaaacccagctatAGTTTCTTAGTAAATCTCAAATAAGAATTTTGAAGACAATAATATGGTCTTGATTTCTACTGTGAAACACTTTAATTTCAGatatgttttgtttttgttaattTGTTAGATTTCTTTATTGAGTGTGTGCTGTAATTGTTTAGAATTTCTTTCTATGAAGTGACAGCAGTAATATGGATTTGGTTTGTTAGCTCAAAAAGGAAAGTCAGGAGAGAGAAGTCTGGATAacctaaaatattttacagttagTTTCATAAATGTCATACAGTTAAGGCAAAATGAATGACACTGACAACTTGTACAATTAATTTACTTGTATTGGATTAAGAAAAGGTGATATGTTTCCATATGGATTTTGCATCTTAAAAGctgtttatttcatttttggtTCAACTGCGTAGTGCCCATTTGTATATAAATGGCTCTAGTGTTTACTCTAATAGTTATTAGACTCAGAGATTTCTTTAGACAGCTGAACTGTCCATGCTTTTGCATAGAATGATGCCGTAGCACAAAAGTGCATTAAAAATGAGTTGTATTCAGTTTGAACAGTATGCTCATATGTAAAtaacaatttttcttcttttgcggTACCTCTTGCATTTTGAGTCTCTCTCTGTTCACTGGTGATTGGGTTCTATGTGGGAAATGGGAAGAATTTTATGTATTGCTCTGAGCTAAAAGCAGTTCTTTCATGGACACAGGAATAGCATGTGGTGATTTGGACTCTGTTTTCTGATGATGCTTCCACTATTAAACAAACAGGCATTTGTCTCTGGGTGCATAGTTTTGTGTTTAAAGCTTAAAAAGGCGATGTACAGTTTGAAGGAAAATGCAGGTGCTGCTCTAAAACTATCCATGTTATATTGGAGTGTACAATGCTACATTTTTGTAATTCTAAAAAACAAAACTCATCAGCAAATTAACAGATTAATAGTCAGTTGATTTAGCCAGGTTATATTTAGAATCTTTCTGCTAATCTAGTCTAATTCACCGTGTACTGAAACACGTTCCATCCCAGCATACGTGTCATGAAAAGTTTCTTGAAAACATTCTTATTCATTGGTGGGTTTTGCTTTAAATTCTTCAGAACCACTTACAACCAAAtaatgttttgtttgcttgtatgATTATTTTAAAGACATAAGCTGTGTAGGTGTCATTTATAGTCAGAGGCACTAATAAAGGCATCTTGTTAATTCACATTAGAGACAGTGTCAGAAATAGCTGGTTTTCAATGGAAGTTATTTTAAACTTCCAACCATTTTTCACAGCTTTATGTGTGGTAACATACTCTGTAGTCCTCTTGCTGTAATGATTCAAGAAAATACCACTTTTCCAGGTGGTGGTTTTCTTAACTATTGACTCTCCTGGCGGCTGCATGGAAGCACAAGCTAGGCACTGCCATTTCTGAGAGCACTGGGCAGCATTTGCATGCAAAAAACGCTGGCACATCCCTCCTCTCTGCACTGCTGGCTTGCATAAAGCACCTATTGTTCCTTCTCTTTTCATTAAGCTCTTTTCACTAAACTAACATCCCTGCCACTGAAGTAATGCATGCTTCCCAGTACCTCTAGTGCTTGACCTGCATGTCCCTATGTTCACAGTAATGCTTGCTGTGGAGACAAAGTGTTCTTTTTGCCACCTTCTGCATGCTTATATACACTGTAGGTTTTATGTGAAGTGGAGAAAGCACCAAAAGAGCTGAGAAAAGAGCTCATGAAACGCAAGAAAGAGGAGCTTGCACAAAGCCAGCATGCTCAGGTAACAACGGCAGCTTCAAGCTACTAAAATACAAAAGGCAGCAGTATTCACACAGCTTGATGATTTTCACTTCTTGTTGTTGTTGAGTGAATATGGAACTTAACTCAAACTAACCCTACGAACTGCTCTCTTTCTTCAAGTACTCCCATGTCACATCATAGACTTAACTGGGTAGAAATGTAGGAGCAGCGGCTGCCAGGTTTGTACTGTCAAGTGTAGTATTTTGTGTGCTCTACTGACAAAGAAAGGTATTTTTCAACAGCAGGTTTATTTACAGTGCTTTTACAAGTGGTAAGTACTCCACGGGTCCTTCAAATTTTAAAGGTTATAGTCAGGAGGAAGTTTTGAACTACACAagtgcagaggaggaaaaatgtaTATAATATGTAAGTGTGAGACATCCTGTTTATAGGAGTAGAACAGATTAGGTAAAATGTTACTTAAATGTCAAAGTGTAGGTGTATGGAAACTTTACAAAACATCGTCTGTGATTTCATGCCTTCAGACTTGCTGCTTTTCTATGACCCAGCTAGAAAGAGGGCTAgtattttagaaaaatgttGGCTTTGTGATGGCCACAGCTTATACAGAGTGAGTTTGAACTACAGCAGAGCAGGTTTGGATTGAGTAACTTAAAGATTAAATGTTTATGTGAGTGACCTAGTAGAAAATAATAGCAACTTTATTCGATTATGTGTTTAATTTAAAGTGATAGAAAGTGATTGAGTTGCAGCACTTTCCTCATACCAAAGATACCTGTCTCTAAACTttttaaggaaacaaaaatctAATTTTTCATAGTGTTTGTAGTGACATGGTTAATTTCCTTTGCTGGTTTCAATTTATTGAAGAGAggtgaaagaaaattttaagtGTGAAATATCCTTACTTGGAATGATTAGTACTAAACAAGGTACAGCTGTTGAGTTTTAGAATATCTAGAACTTCCATCAGCATCTACTTGTGTGATTAGCCTTGACATTTAAAACGTTTATTACTAAAGTACAACAGatctcatttcttctttttttttaagaatagaAATACCTTTCACTACATTATGACACAGAATTACATTGTGTCCCACAGGGTGTTGCTCAGGTTATGATTCAGTCATTTCAGTTGTCTTCATGTACACTTTTCAACGCACAAATGCAGGATGTAAGTCTTAAAATGCAACACAATGAAAGtttattttcctaattttctGGATGTgtgttttctcttctccttctgctcATATGTGCTGATCAATGTCACTGCTGTCTCCAAACTGGTTAGCAGCAATTTAGGTAATTGTGCACTATCCATAGTCAAAAGATCCAAAAGACAGTAGTTATTCAGTCTGAGTAAGACACTG
This window contains:
- the SLK gene encoding STE20-like serine/threonine-protein kinase isoform X3, which gives rise to MSFFNFRKIFKLGGEKKKKQYEHVKRDLNPEEFWEIIGELGDGAFGKVFKAQNKETKVLAAAKVIDTKSEEELEDYMVEIDILASCDHPNIVKLLDAFYYENNLWILIEFCAGGAVDAVMLELERPLTEPQIKVVCRQTLEALNYLHENKIIHRDLKAGNILFTLDGDIKLADFGVSAKNTRTIQRRDSFIGTPYWMAPEVVMCETSKDRPYDYKADIWSLGITLIEMAQIEPPHHELNPMRVLLKIAKSDPPTLAQPSKWSSDFKDFLKKCLEKNVDARWSATQLLQHPFVTVTSNKPIRELIAEAKAEVTEEVEDGKDEDEEEETENSLQLPAEKRASSDLSIASSEEDKLSQNASVLESLSEKTENNAIEDKTTGDESEDIKLRKMADNIRDTPVSDVKVQNGSVPTGEDEQGKMVPAEKNTESLEKMHEDTEPQKGGKELDVEIKNEPNLKIEKENSVANEQIEDDELKVVPITENKVETEEGISEETGEKEEEKRTDLLDSEEEKVPAENRDTEQKEDKGEAQKEAVIDTTTETQLHATVKVSDEEKELIKHGIDNIKEVGAVAETPISDGDKIPELEDKPVESQAKQVHEIISSEETLSESQDKVMEVDAKLTESENEDISDINSTEETKIKDSGKDIVDQKALQNKPEDISDKLVDKLTGMDQNSGEHRPENMQENNIQADKEHPEVTSDEIMKNKLQDAVSEQADDSEVTPVPSISISTEENEKVKTDNQGNTETLQQLDSENLKENDADSGTGSTADNSSIDLNLSISSFLSKNKETGSISLQETRRQKKTLKKTRKFVVDGVEVSVTTSKIVTENDSKSEEMRFLRRQELRELRLLQKEEQRAQQQLSNKLLQQREQMYRRFEQEMTSKKRQYDQEIENLEKQQKQTIERLEQEHTNRLRDEAKRIKAEQEKELSKFQNVLKNKKKEGVAQVMIQSFQLSSCTLFNAQMQDEQEFVQKQQQELDASLKKIIQQQKTELATIERDCLNNKQQLMRAREAAFWELEERHLQEKHQLLKQQLKDQYFMQRHQLLKRHEKETEQMQRYNQRLIEELKNKQTQERARLPKIQRSEAKTRMAMFKKSLRINSLASPDQDREKIKQFAVQEEKRQKNERLAQHQKHENQMRDLQLQCEANIRELHQLQNEKCHLLVEHETQKLKELDEEHSQELKEWREKLRPRKKMLEEEFARKLQEQEVFFKMTGESECLNPSTQSRISKFYPIPSLHSTGS
- the SLK gene encoding STE20-like serine/threonine-protein kinase isoform X1 — translated: MSFFNFRKIFKLGGEKKKKQYEHVKRDLNPEEFWEIIGELGDGAFGKVFKAQNKETKVLAAAKVIDTKSEEELEDYMVEIDILASCDHPNIVKLLDAFYYENNLWILIEFCAGGAVDAVMLELERPLTEPQIKVVCRQTLEALNYLHENKIIHRDLKAGNILFTLDGDIKLADFGVSAKNTRTIQRRDSFIGTPYWMAPEVVMCETSKDRPYDYKADIWSLGITLIEMAQIEPPHHELNPMRVLLKIAKSDPPTLAQPSKWSSDFKDFLKKCLEKNVDARWSATQLLQHPFVTVTSNKPIRELIAEAKAEVTEEVEDGKDEDEEEETENSLQLPAEKRASSDLSIASSEEDKLSQNASVLESLSEKTENNAIEDKTTGDESEDIKLRKMADNIRDTPVSDVKVQNGSVPTGEDEQGKMVPAEKNTESLEKMHEDTEPQKGGKELDVEIKNEPNLKIEKENSVANEQIEDDELKVVPITENKVETEEGISEETGEKEEEKRTDLLDSEEEKVPAENRDTEQKEDKGEAQKEAVIDTTTETQLHATVKVSDEEKELIKHGIDNIKEVGAVAETPISDGDKIPELEDKPVESQAKQVHEIISSEETLSESQDKVMEVDAKLTESENEDISDINSTEETKIKDSGKDIVDQKALQNKPEDISDKLVDKLTGMDQNSGEHRPENMQENNIQADKEHPEVTSDEIMKNKLQDAVSEQADDSEVTPVPSISISTEENEKVKTDNQGNTETLQQLDSENLKENDADSGTGSTADNSSIDLNLSISSFLSKNKETGSISLQETRRQKKTLKKTRKFVVDGVEVSVTTSKIVTENDSKSEEMRFLRRQELRELRLLQKEEQRAQQQLSNKLLQQREQMYRRFEQEMTSKKRQYDQEIENLEKQQKQTIERLEQEHTNRLRDEAKRIKAEQEKELSKFQNVLKNKKKEVLCEVEKAPKELRKELMKRKKEELAQSQHAQEQEFVQKQQQELDASLKKIIQQQKTELATIERDCLNNKQQLMRAREAAFWELEERHLQEKHQLLKQQLKDQYFMQRHQLLKRHEKETEQMQRYNQRLIEELKNKQTQERARLPKIQRSEAKTRMAMFKKSLRINSLASPDQDREKIKQFAVQEEKRQKNERLAQHQKHENQMRDLQLQCEANIRELHQLQNEKCHLLVEHETQKLKELDEEHSQELKEWREKLRPRKKMLEEEFARKLQEQEVFFKMTGESECLNPSTQSRISKFYPIPSLHSTGS
- the SLK gene encoding STE20-like serine/threonine-protein kinase isoform X2, whose product is MSFFNFRKIFKLGGEKKKKQYEHVKRDLNPEEFWEIIGELGDGAFGKVFKAQNKETKVLAAAKVIDTKSEEELEDYMVEIDILASCDHPNIVKLLDAFYYENNLWILIEFCAGGAVDAVMLELERPLTEPQIKVVCRQTLEALNYLHENKIIHRDLKAGNILFTLDGDIKLADFGVSAKNTRTIQRRDSFIGTPYWMAPEVVMCETSKDRPYDYKADIWSLGITLIEMAQIEPPHHELNPMRVLLKIAKSDPPTLAQPSKWSSDFKDFLKKCLEKNVDARWSATQLLQHPFVTVTSNKPIRELIAEAKAEVTEEVEDGKDEDEEEETENSLLPAEKRASSDLSIASSEEDKLSQNASVLESLSEKTENNAIEDKTTGDESEDIKLRKMADNIRDTPVSDVKVQNGSVPTGEDEQGKMVPAEKNTESLEKMHEDTEPQKGGKELDVEIKNEPNLKIEKENSVANEQIEDDELKVVPITENKVETEEGISEETGEKEEEKRTDLLDSEEEKVPAENRDTEQKEDKGEAQKEAVIDTTTETQLHATVKVSDEEKELIKHGIDNIKEVGAVAETPISDGDKIPELEDKPVESQAKQVHEIISSEETLSESQDKVMEVDAKLTESENEDISDINSTEETKIKDSGKDIVDQKALQNKPEDISDKLVDKLTGMDQNSGEHRPENMQENNIQADKEHPEVTSDEIMKNKLQDAVSEQADDSEVTPVPSISISTEENEKVKTDNQGNTETLQQLDSENLKENDADSGTGSTADNSSIDLNLSISSFLSKNKETGSISLQETRRQKKTLKKTRKFVVDGVEVSVTTSKIVTENDSKSEEMRFLRRQELRELRLLQKEEQRAQQQLSNKLLQQREQMYRRFEQEMTSKKRQYDQEIENLEKQQKQTIERLEQEHTNRLRDEAKRIKAEQEKELSKFQNVLKNKKKEVLCEVEKAPKELRKELMKRKKEELAQSQHAQEQEFVQKQQQELDASLKKIIQQQKTELATIERDCLNNKQQLMRAREAAFWELEERHLQEKHQLLKQQLKDQYFMQRHQLLKRHEKETEQMQRYNQRLIEELKNKQTQERARLPKIQRSEAKTRMAMFKKSLRINSLASPDQDREKIKQFAVQEEKRQKNERLAQHQKHENQMRDLQLQCEANIRELHQLQNEKCHLLVEHETQKLKELDEEHSQELKEWREKLRPRKKMLEEEFARKLQEQEVFFKMTGESECLNPSTQSRISKFYPIPSLHSTGS